Proteins from one Ignavibacteriota bacterium genomic window:
- the rffA gene encoding dTDP-4-amino-4,6-dideoxygalactose transaminase, giving the protein MEQNKKNNIPFNKPFIDQTVADYLHKVFDSGKLSGDGVFCKEVETELERLFGMKHALLTTSCTHAMEIATMILDLKPGDEVIVPSFTFVSTANAVLRAGGTPVFCEINDKTFTLEPSDLEKRITSKTKAIFPVHYAGVSAEMDEILSLAKAHNLYVIEDAAQGVNAKYKGKYLGTIGHMGAYSFHDTKNYVSGEGGAFITNDEAIARRAEIIREKGTNRANFLRGEVDKYTWVDCGSSYVLSDILAAVLRCQLDKLEQIQQRRKQIHNLYVNGLKELEQRELLRLPIIPEYYESNYHIFCILLRNEDERNRLMKNLKEAGVGATFHYIPLHSSPYAVNSLGTKDIRLPVTDRVASTLLRLPIYPHLSDEDVFYVIENVKKSIHHG; this is encoded by the coding sequence ATGGAACAAAACAAGAAAAATAATATCCCATTTAACAAACCTTTCATTGACCAGACAGTCGCTGATTATCTGCACAAAGTTTTTGATTCAGGCAAACTATCCGGCGATGGAGTGTTCTGCAAAGAAGTTGAAACAGAATTGGAACGACTTTTCGGAATGAAACACGCCTTGCTGACAACTTCATGCACGCACGCGATGGAAATTGCGACGATGATACTTGACCTCAAACCGGGTGATGAAGTTATCGTTCCAAGTTTTACTTTTGTTTCGACGGCGAATGCTGTGTTGCGTGCGGGTGGCACTCCGGTATTCTGTGAAATTAATGATAAGACGTTCACTCTTGAACCATCGGATCTAGAGAAACGGATTACTTCTAAAACGAAAGCAATATTTCCTGTTCATTATGCCGGTGTTTCGGCAGAGATGGATGAGATATTATCGTTAGCTAAAGCGCATAATTTATATGTGATTGAAGATGCGGCGCAAGGCGTGAACGCAAAGTACAAAGGGAAATATCTCGGAACAATCGGTCACATGGGGGCATACAGTTTTCATGATACAAAAAACTATGTGAGCGGTGAAGGGGGTGCGTTTATCACCAATGATGAAGCAATTGCAAGACGTGCAGAGATAATCAGGGAGAAAGGGACGAACCGTGCGAACTTTCTCCGAGGCGAAGTGGACAAATATACATGGGTTGATTGTGGAAGCAGTTATGTGCTTTCTGATATTCTCGCGGCGGTGCTTCGTTGTCAGTTGGATAAACTTGAACAGATTCAACAACGAAGGAAACAGATTCACAATCTTTATGTGAACGGATTGAAAGAGTTGGAACAGCGTGAGTTGCTTCGCCTTCCAATCATTCCGGAGTACTATGAATCAAATTATCACATCTTTTGCATTTTGCTGAGGAATGAAGATGAGCGCAACCGATTGATGAAGAATCTCAAAGAGGCAGGAGTCGGCGCTACGTTTCATTATATCCCATTACATTCTTCACCGTACGCAGTGAACTCACTTGGAACGAAGGATATACGATTGCCTGTTACCGATAGAGTTGCAAGTACGTTACTTCGACTTCCGATTTATCCGCATCTTTCGGATGAGGATGTTTTTTATGTGATTGAAAATGTTAAGAAATCTATTCACCACGGATGA
- a CDS encoding YchF/TatD family DNA exonuclease: MFVDSHAHLFFKDFENDLDDVIKRAQDAAVEYIINPGTDVPTSKKSIELAEKYEMIYAGAGFHPHDASKANDESLEEIERLSHHPKVVAIGEIGLDYHYDFSPREKQRDVFSKQIDIAIQRNLPIIIHSREAEEDTLGIVEEKVKAHPDWRKHLVQPHNRYPSPKGVFHCFPGDSKMAWKVIDWGFYISLPGFVTFPNKPTRPNSMVEVAQHVSAEHILLETDSPYLSPAPFRGKRNEPANIPFIAQKIADLQGLSVEDIGRASNFGVYNLFGVGKYPEPTIAYKLKNSLYLNITIRCNADCVFCDRKGEAVIKGHNLKIEKEPTGQEVIQAIGDPTKYNEIVFCGFGEPTIRLDVVKEVSSWVKKNGAKVRLNTDGHGNIINHRNIVPELVGLVDSVSISLNSIDQKQYGELMRIDGAKYFPAMVDFAKECVRHKLDTTLTIVELDEVDEQKAREFVEKEIGAKFRNRPFF; the protein is encoded by the coding sequence ATGTTTGTAGATTCACACGCACATTTATTTTTCAAAGATTTTGAAAACGATTTGGATGATGTTATCAAGCGCGCGCAAGATGCAGCCGTTGAGTACATCATCAATCCCGGAACGGATGTTCCGACAAGTAAAAAATCCATCGAACTTGCAGAGAAGTACGAGATGATTTATGCGGGAGCCGGATTTCATCCGCACGACGCGTCGAAAGCAAATGACGAATCACTTGAGGAAATTGAACGACTTTCTCACCATCCGAAAGTTGTTGCCATTGGCGAGATTGGTTTGGATTATCATTATGATTTTTCACCGAGAGAGAAACAGCGTGATGTCTTTTCAAAACAAATTGATATTGCTATCCAACGAAATCTCCCTATCATCATTCACAGTCGTGAAGCGGAAGAGGATACGCTTGGAATTGTAGAAGAGAAAGTAAAAGCACATCCTGATTGGAGAAAACATTTAGTTCAGCCGCACAACCGTTATCCTTCACCGAAAGGAGTGTTTCATTGTTTTCCCGGTGATTCAAAGATGGCATGGAAAGTTATTGATTGGGGATTTTATATTTCTCTTCCGGGATTTGTAACGTTTCCCAATAAGCCGACTCGACCGAACTCGATGGTGGAAGTTGCGCAACATGTTTCTGCTGAACATATCCTGCTTGAAACGGACAGTCCGTATCTTTCCCCCGCGCCGTTTCGAGGGAAGCGGAACGAACCAGCGAACATTCCATTCATCGCACAGAAGATTGCAGATTTGCAAGGACTTTCAGTTGAAGACATTGGACGGGCGAGTAACTTCGGTGTATATAATTTGTTTGGTGTTGGAAAATACCCTGAGCCGACGATTGCCTACAAGTTGAAAAATTCGTTGTATCTCAACATCACGATTCGATGCAATGCCGATTGTGTTTTTTGTGACAGAAAAGGAGAGGCGGTTATCAAAGGACATAATTTGAAAATCGAAAAGGAACCGACAGGTCAGGAAGTTATTCAGGCAATCGGTGACCCGACGAAGTACAATGAGATTGTTTTTTGTGGATTCGGTGAGCCAACAATTCGTCTTGATGTTGTGAAGGAAGTTTCTTCGTGGGTGAAGAAGAACGGAGCGAAGGTTAGACTCAACACAGACGGACATGGGAACATTATCAATCATCGGAACATTGTCCCGGAACTTGTCGGGTTAGTAGATTCAGTTTCCATCAGTTTGAATTCAATTGACCAAAAGCAATACGGAGAACTGATGCGAATTGACGGAGCGAAATATTTTCCTGCAATGGTTGACTTTGCAAAGGAGTGTGTCAGGCACAAACTTGATACGACATTGACAATAGTTGAACTCGATGAAGTTGATGAACAGAAAGCGCGGGAGTTTGTCGAGAAAGAAATTGGGGCGAAGTTTAGGAACAGACCATTCTTTTAG
- a CDS encoding glycosyltransferase family 4 protein, which translates to MSKPTTLHFCTSQSWGGLEIYACSMMVEIQKRGWKVWAVCYPDSKVEEFLRANNIFVMDVPSYFKLSLRSIFSIRSLIKQEEISVVHVHFHRDIWQASLALLGNSKRTLLMSIYMGVNKKRDIFHRFIYNRVNAFFSSSKELNRVLPERYPVPAEKFHYLPYGRNVGHYKRDEAKRAKIRMQYGIDEQDIVVGAMMRIDPGKCVFDFVESFLHLPAEFRERVRFLIVGEPTRKRKSTLNESPFEAHCEEYYFQIKEFIAKNQLEKSIFLCGFQSDVIGYLSAMDVFVFPSRDELFSLVVLDAMAMKLPVVAANAGGNVYQVEDGVSGFLFSVGKSQELASKIQAYLINPELMNRHGNSGRDFVVAHHDMKRAVEQLLQFYT; encoded by the coding sequence GTGTCTAAACCAACAACGCTACACTTCTGCACTTCTCAATCGTGGGGAGGATTGGAGATTTATGCCTGCTCGATGATGGTTGAAATTCAGAAGCGGGGATGGAAAGTTTGGGCGGTTTGTTATCCTGATTCTAAGGTGGAAGAATTCCTGAGGGCAAACAATATTTTCGTGATGGATGTGCCAAGTTATTTCAAATTGAGTCTCCGCTCGATATTCTCCATCAGGTCGTTGATAAAGCAAGAAGAAATTTCTGTCGTTCATGTTCATTTTCATCGGGATATTTGGCAGGCATCACTCGCGTTGCTTGGCAATTCAAAACGAACGTTGCTGATGAGCATTTACATGGGAGTGAACAAGAAGCGGGATATATTTCATCGCTTCATTTACAATCGTGTGAATGCGTTTTTCTCTTCGTCGAAGGAATTGAACAGAGTTTTGCCGGAGCGTTATCCTGTTCCTGCGGAAAAATTTCATTATCTTCCGTACGGAAGAAATGTCGGTCATTACAAACGAGACGAAGCAAAGAGAGCGAAAATCCGGATGCAATATGGAATTGATGAGCAGGATATTGTTGTCGGTGCGATGATGCGTATTGACCCGGGAAAATGTGTATTCGATTTTGTGGAAAGTTTTCTCCATCTTCCCGCTGAGTTTCGTGAGCGCGTGAGGTTTCTTATTGTCGGTGAGCCGACACGAAAGCGGAAATCAACACTCAACGAATCTCCGTTTGAAGCGCATTGTGAAGAATATTATTTTCAGATAAAAGAGTTCATCGCGAAAAATCAATTGGAAAAGAGTATCTTCCTGTGTGGATTTCAGAGTGATGTGATTGGATATTTGAGTGCGATGGATGTGTTCGTGTTTCCGAGTCGTGATGAGTTGTTCTCGCTGGTGGTGCTTGATGCAATGGCGATGAAGTTGCCTGTCGTTGCGGCAAATGCAGGCGGGAATGTGTATCAGGTGGAAGATGGAGTTTCCGGATTCCTGTTTTCTGTTGGGAAGAGTCAGGAATTGGCATCAAAGATTCAAGCATATTTGATTAATCCTGAATTAATGAATCGTCATGGGAATTCGGGACGTGATTTTGTTGTTGCACACCATGATATGAAAAGAGCAGTTGAGCAATTACTTCAATTTTATACATAA